The Siniperca chuatsi isolate FFG_IHB_CAS linkage group LG9, ASM2008510v1, whole genome shotgun sequence genome includes a region encoding these proteins:
- the LOC122881779 gene encoding tyrosine-protein phosphatase non-receptor type substrate 1-like isoform X1: MAKLTHLCLLLLLAGQVPALTATPEGLRVRQYPPSLSVTRGETATLSCHFKVESLKYGVQWFKMKSEKQLIPKSSRQIVVEKNQTSSLVITEVALEDSGWYYCEVNVLQKDPEWGNGTELVVFAPPSAPKIYLQIPLDPQTGQWALLCLTGGFHPSELTLTWTYQSTAANIDHLSVTNCTLPAINPHSNLSEHPADGALLSSDWLVNSMPLSQPKCFQMMDNHSQEVYLFSVFFLPLKRSLDTGITFTCGVQNHPAMSTALTASFTWDASPNELIVHLNILKMCFLSAMTVVFLLEAVKHFCVQGKLCRPCEYNILLCLWQTHHV; encoded by the exons ATGGCAAAACTGACTCACCTGTGTTTGCTTCTTTTGTTGGCAGGCCAAGTACCAG CCCTGACAGCGACCCCAGAGGGACTGAGGGTCAGACAGTACCCTCCCTCGCTAAGTGTGACGCGGGGTGAAACGGCAACCCTGTCCTGTCATTTCAAAGTCGAATCCCTCAAGTATGGGGTTCAGTGGTTCAAAATGAAGTCAGAAAAGCAGCTCATCCCAAAGTCATCCAGGCAGATCGTTGTAGAGAAGAATCAAACCTCCTCCCTGGTGATCACTGAGGTAGCACTGGAGGATTCTGGGTGGTATTACTGCGAGGTGAACGTCCTGCAGAAAGACCCAGAGTGGGGCAACGGCACCGAGCTGGTCGTCTTCG CACCACCTTCTGCTCCCAAAATTTACCTCCAGATTCCCCTAGACCCACAAACTGGTCAGTGGGCTCTCCTCTGTCTCACCGGGGGATTCCACCCCAGTGAGCTCACCCTCACCTGGACCTATCAGAGCACAGCAGCCAATATCGACCACCTGTCAGTCACCAATTGCACCCTTCCTGCAATCAACCCTCACAGTAACCTGTCTGAACACCCAGCTGACGGAGCCCTGCTGTCCTCAGATTGGTTGGTGAACTCCATGCCTCTGAGCCAGCCAAAGTGTTTCCAGATGATGGACAACCACAGCCAAGAAGTGTATCtcttcagtgtgtttttcctccCACTGAAACGGTCTTTGGACACAGGAATCACCTTCACATGTGGGGTGCAGAACCACCCTGCCATGAGCACAGCTCTGACTGCCTCCTTCACTTGGg ATGCCTCCCCTAACGAGCTGATTGTACACTTGAATATCCTCAAGatgtgtttcctctctgcaatgacagttgtttttttattggaaG CAGTCAAACATTTTTGCGTGCAGGGAAAATTATGTCGGCCATGTGAGTACAATATTCTCCTCTGCCTTTGGCAAACACATcatgtataa
- the LOC122881779 gene encoding tyrosine-protein phosphatase non-receptor type substrate 1-like isoform X2, with amino-acid sequence MAKLTHLCLLLLLAGQVPALTATPEGLRVRQYPPSLSVTRGETATLSCHFKVESLKYGVQWFKMKSEKQLIPKSSRQIVVEKNQTSSLVITEVALEDSGWYYCEVNVLQKDPEWGNGTELVVFAPPSAPKIYLQIPLDPQTGQWALLCLTGGFHPSELTLTWTYQSTAANIDHLSVTNCTLPAINPHSNLSEHPADGALLSSDWLVNSMPLSQPKCFQMMDNHSQEVYLFSVFFLPLKRSLDTGITFTCGVQNHPAMSTALTASFTWDASPNELIVHLNILKMCFLSAMTVVFLLEAVKHFCVQGKLCRP; translated from the exons ATGGCAAAACTGACTCACCTGTGTTTGCTTCTTTTGTTGGCAGGCCAAGTACCAG CCCTGACAGCGACCCCAGAGGGACTGAGGGTCAGACAGTACCCTCCCTCGCTAAGTGTGACGCGGGGTGAAACGGCAACCCTGTCCTGTCATTTCAAAGTCGAATCCCTCAAGTATGGGGTTCAGTGGTTCAAAATGAAGTCAGAAAAGCAGCTCATCCCAAAGTCATCCAGGCAGATCGTTGTAGAGAAGAATCAAACCTCCTCCCTGGTGATCACTGAGGTAGCACTGGAGGATTCTGGGTGGTATTACTGCGAGGTGAACGTCCTGCAGAAAGACCCAGAGTGGGGCAACGGCACCGAGCTGGTCGTCTTCG CACCACCTTCTGCTCCCAAAATTTACCTCCAGATTCCCCTAGACCCACAAACTGGTCAGTGGGCTCTCCTCTGTCTCACCGGGGGATTCCACCCCAGTGAGCTCACCCTCACCTGGACCTATCAGAGCACAGCAGCCAATATCGACCACCTGTCAGTCACCAATTGCACCCTTCCTGCAATCAACCCTCACAGTAACCTGTCTGAACACCCAGCTGACGGAGCCCTGCTGTCCTCAGATTGGTTGGTGAACTCCATGCCTCTGAGCCAGCCAAAGTGTTTCCAGATGATGGACAACCACAGCCAAGAAGTGTATCtcttcagtgtgtttttcctccCACTGAAACGGTCTTTGGACACAGGAATCACCTTCACATGTGGGGTGCAGAACCACCCTGCCATGAGCACAGCTCTGACTGCCTCCTTCACTTGGg ATGCCTCCCCTAACGAGCTGATTGTACACTTGAATATCCTCAAGatgtgtttcctctctgcaatgacagttgtttttttattggaaG CAGTCAAACATTTTTGCGTGCAGGGAAAATTATGTCGGCCAT ga
- the LOC122881778 gene encoding free fatty acid receptor 2-like, whose protein sequence is MQECHTGLCLSVYIITFVLGFPANVLAFYTFCKKVRKKPTPIDILLLNLTISDVLFLLFLPFKMQEVMNNMLWDMPYALCPVSGFIFYMTIYNSTFFLTAVSVERYLGVAFPIQHTLKRRPVYAVAASIFFWIFTFIHLSIVFIVPFIGSENSLNSTLGHNASNSSATGDKKKEVCYENFTQAQLKILLPVRLELCVVLFCIPFLISSFCYINFIRILSKLQHIDRRRRLRAIGMALGTLLVFALCFGPYNISHIVGFIAWKSPDWRDKALLCSTFNACLDPLIFYLSSSAVRGTVGSVMEEVKSRLNRCMSCHMLWTLRGRINNTAKDKEHKQEEINAI, encoded by the coding sequence ATGCAGGAGTGCCACACTgggctgtgtctgtctgtctacatcATTACCTTTGTGCTGGGCTTCCCGGCCAACGTCCTCGCCTTCTACActttctgcaagaaagtgaGGAAGAAACCCACACCAATTGACATCCTGCTCCTCAACCTGACCATATCTGAcgtcctctttctcctcttcctgccCTTCAAGATGCAGGAAGTGATGAACAACATGCTCTGGGACATGCCCTACGCCCTCTGTCCAGTGTCTGGCTTCATCTTCTACATGACCATCTACAACAGCACCTTCTTCCTCACTGCGGTCAGCGTAGAGCGCTACCTGGGCGTGGCTTTCCCCATCCAGCACACCCTGAAGCGACGACCTGTGTATGCAGTCGCTGCCAGCATCTTCTTCTGGATTTTCACCTTCATCCACCTGAGCATTGTGTTCATCGTGCCCTTTATCGGCTCTGAAAACTCTCTGAATTCCACATTAGGCCACAATGCCTCAAATAGCTCTGCCACTggtgacaaaaagaaagaggtgTGTTATGAGAATTTCACGCAGGCTCAGCTGAAGATCCTCCTGCCTGTGCGTCTGGAGCTCTGCGTGGTACTTTTCTGCATCCCTTTCCTGATTAGCAGTTTCTgctacatcaacttcatcaggATTCTGTCCAAACTACAGCACATTGACCGGCGCCGGCGCCTGCGGGCCATTGGCATGGCTTTAGGAACACTGCTGGtgtttgctttatgttttggccCCTATAACATCTcgcacattgttggttttattgCATGGAAAAGTCCTGACTGGAGAGACAAGGCCCTGCTCTGCAGCACCTTTAATGCTTGTCTTGACCCTCTTATTTTctacctctcctcctctgctgtgaGAGGGACTGTGGGTAGTGTGATGGAAGAAGTTAAGAGTCGCCTAAACAGGTGCATGTCCTGTCACATGCTCTGGACCTTGAGGGGGAGAATTAACAATACTGCAAAAGATAAGGAACACAAACAAGAGGAGATCAATGCTATCTAA